The Humulus lupulus chromosome 3, drHumLupu1.1, whole genome shotgun sequence genome window below encodes:
- the LOC133822701 gene encoding primase homolog protein-like isoform X1, whose product MRMSSSIGSILRPINTALFSSNRRFISSPALSPTRLTKVWCHSSSNSSNLHTQSTVSLPAKLEPFDEGKVSVLKQKMELLGVTCNHSWVPGRYYNLLCPKCNGGQSMERSLSFHIVQNWEFAMWRCFRIDCGWAGRVFADDREAENRAERKVKSSGELSEKSLGLVPLGEELIAYFRERMISEETLHRNSVMQLSGSKLVIAFTYRRNGLLVGCKYRTIEKKRFWQMKDTAKVLYGLDDIIDASEIIIVEGELDKLSVEEAGFPNCVSVPGGAPGKISHTLPSSEKDVAFQYLWNCKQYLDKASRIILATDSDVPGQALAEELARRLGKDRCWQVSWPKKDEHSCYKDANEVLRYMGPCALKTLIVSAKLYHKSMDDQEIKSMDDQGI is encoded by the exons atgagaatGAGTTCATCAATTGGAAGTATTTTGCGTCCAATCAACACAGCCCTCTTCTCCTCCAACCGTCGCTTTATAAGCTCTCCGGCCCTTTCGCCGACCAGACTAACCAAAGTTTGGTGTCATTCTTCCTCTAACTCTTCCAACCTCCACACTCAATCTACTGTTTCACTTCCAG CTAAGTTGGAGCCATTCGATGAGGGTAAAGTGAGTGTATTGAAGCAGAAAATGGAGCTGCTTGGGGTTACTTGCAATCATTCCTGGGTGCCCGGACGATACTATAATCTTTTATGTCCTAAG TGCAATGGTGGGCAATCTATGGAGAGGAGTTTGTCATTTCACATCGTCCAAAATTG GGAATTTGCTATGTGGAGGTGCTTTCGCATTGATTGCGGTTGGGCTGGTCGG GTGTTTGCAGATGACCGGGAAGCAGAAAATAGAGCCGAAAGGAAAGTCAAATCATCTGGAGAATTGTCAGAAAAGAGCCTGGGTTTAGTGCCTCTTGGTGAGGAG CTTATTGCCTACTTCCGTGAGCGAATGATCTCTGAGGAGACTCTGCATAGAAATAGTGTTATGCAACTTTCTGGTAGCAAG CTTGTCATTGCGTTTACTTATAGACGAAATGGACTTCTAGTTGGTTGCAAGTACCGGActatagagaaaaaaagattttGGCAG ATGAAGGATACAGCAAAAGTGTTATATGGACTGGATGACATTATTGATGCATCTGAAATCATCATT GTTGAAGGTGAGTTAGATAAGCTCTCAGTGGAGGAAGCTGGCTTTCCCAATTGTGTGAGTGTTCCTGGTGGAGCACCAGGAAAGATTTCTCATACATTACCATCTTCTGAGAAG GACGTTGCATTTCAGTACCTTTGGAATTGCAAACAATATTTGGATAAG GCTTCTCGAATTATCCTTGCGACTGACAGTGACGTACCTGGCCAAGCTTTGGCTGAAGAGCTAGCTCGTCGTCTTGGAAAAGACAG GTGTTGGCAAGTAAGTTGGCCAAAGAAAGATGAGCATAGCTGTTACAAAGATGCTAATGAG GTTTTGAGATATATGGGACCATGTGCTTTGAAGACTTTAATTGTTAGTGCCAAGCTATATCACAAGTCTATGGATGACCAAGAAATAAAATCTATGGATGACCAAGGAATATGA
- the LOC133822701 gene encoding twinkle homolog protein, chloroplastic/mitochondrial-like isoform X2, with protein sequence MRMSSSIGSILRPINTALFSSNRRFISSPALSPTRLTKVWCHSSSNSSNLHTQSTVSLPAKLEPFDEGKVSVLKQKMELLGVTCNHSWVPGRYYNLLCPKCNGGQSMERSLSFHIVQNWEFAMWRCFRIDCGWAGRVFADDREAENRAERKVKSSGELSEKSLGLVPLGEELIAYFRERMISEETLHRNSVMQLSGSKLVIAFTYRRNGLLVGCKYRTIEKKRFWQMKDTAKVLYGLDDIIDASEIIIVEGELDKLSVEEAGFPNCVSVPGGAPGKISHTLPSSEKDVAFQYLWNCKQYLDKVLASKLAKER encoded by the exons atgagaatGAGTTCATCAATTGGAAGTATTTTGCGTCCAATCAACACAGCCCTCTTCTCCTCCAACCGTCGCTTTATAAGCTCTCCGGCCCTTTCGCCGACCAGACTAACCAAAGTTTGGTGTCATTCTTCCTCTAACTCTTCCAACCTCCACACTCAATCTACTGTTTCACTTCCAG CTAAGTTGGAGCCATTCGATGAGGGTAAAGTGAGTGTATTGAAGCAGAAAATGGAGCTGCTTGGGGTTACTTGCAATCATTCCTGGGTGCCCGGACGATACTATAATCTTTTATGTCCTAAG TGCAATGGTGGGCAATCTATGGAGAGGAGTTTGTCATTTCACATCGTCCAAAATTG GGAATTTGCTATGTGGAGGTGCTTTCGCATTGATTGCGGTTGGGCTGGTCGG GTGTTTGCAGATGACCGGGAAGCAGAAAATAGAGCCGAAAGGAAAGTCAAATCATCTGGAGAATTGTCAGAAAAGAGCCTGGGTTTAGTGCCTCTTGGTGAGGAG CTTATTGCCTACTTCCGTGAGCGAATGATCTCTGAGGAGACTCTGCATAGAAATAGTGTTATGCAACTTTCTGGTAGCAAG CTTGTCATTGCGTTTACTTATAGACGAAATGGACTTCTAGTTGGTTGCAAGTACCGGActatagagaaaaaaagattttGGCAG ATGAAGGATACAGCAAAAGTGTTATATGGACTGGATGACATTATTGATGCATCTGAAATCATCATT GTTGAAGGTGAGTTAGATAAGCTCTCAGTGGAGGAAGCTGGCTTTCCCAATTGTGTGAGTGTTCCTGGTGGAGCACCAGGAAAGATTTCTCATACATTACCATCTTCTGAGAAG GACGTTGCATTTCAGTACCTTTGGAATTGCAAACAATATTTGGATAAG GTGTTGGCAAGTAAGTTGGCCAAAGAAAGATGA